The following proteins come from a genomic window of Solwaraspora sp. WMMA2065:
- a CDS encoding TIGR03936 family radical SAM-associated protein has product MQRIRIRYAKRGPLRFTSHRDFARAFERALRRGGVPVAFSQGFTPHPKISYASAAPTGVASEAEYLEIGLQQQVDPDRLRVALDAALSPGLDVLEAVEAAGGSLADRIDASRWRIELPEVDPESAGRAVATFTAAEEVLVERLTKQGRRTFDARAAVVRIVVADRSDNTDGPGAGPGSGLPSEVSSVPCAILDLVVRQVTPSVRPDDVLSGLRVMADLEPPVPPRVTRLAQGTLTAQGEIVDPLEADRAGQPSVNASRVPAGAQ; this is encoded by the coding sequence GTGCAACGGATCCGGATCCGGTACGCCAAGCGCGGCCCGCTGCGGTTCACCTCGCACCGCGACTTCGCCCGGGCGTTCGAACGGGCACTGCGCCGCGGCGGTGTCCCGGTCGCCTTCTCTCAGGGATTCACCCCGCACCCCAAGATCTCCTACGCGAGCGCGGCCCCGACCGGCGTCGCCAGTGAGGCCGAGTATCTGGAGATCGGTCTGCAGCAGCAGGTCGACCCCGACCGGCTGCGGGTGGCGCTCGACGCTGCGCTGTCGCCCGGCCTCGACGTACTGGAGGCGGTTGAGGCGGCCGGCGGTAGCCTGGCCGACCGGATCGACGCGTCGCGATGGCGGATCGAGCTGCCCGAGGTCGATCCGGAGTCGGCCGGCCGGGCGGTGGCGACGTTCACCGCCGCCGAGGAGGTGCTGGTGGAGCGGTTGACCAAGCAGGGCCGGCGGACCTTCGACGCCCGTGCCGCAGTGGTGCGGATCGTGGTCGCCGACCGGTCCGACAACACCGACGGACCGGGTGCCGGTCCGGGCAGCGGCCTACCTTCCGAGGTCAGCTCGGTGCCGTGTGCGATACTCGACCTAGTCGTCCGGCAGGTCACCCCGTCGGTACGACCCGATGACGTCCTCTCCGGCCTGCGCGTCATGGCCGACCTGGAGCCGCCGGTGCCGCCCCGAGTGACCCGGCTAGCTCAGGGAACACTGACCGCGCAGGGGGAGATCGTCGATCCGTTGGAGGCGGATCGAGCTGGGCAGCCATCGGTGAACGCCAGCCGTGTTCCGGCCGGCGCTCAGTAA